The sequence GGCACCCTCGCAGGCCTGGCCGCCGGCCTCGATCCGGTCCGGCGGGCGATCGGGGTCTCGGTCCTCAAGGGAGGCGGCTTCCTCGCGGAGGAGGTCACGACACTCCAGCGCACCGGGTTCGGCCACGGAACCTCGAACTGGCGCGTGGTCGAGGAGTTCCACTTTGGCGGCTATGCCCGTCGCACGCCGGTGTTGGACGCCTTCATCGACGACTTCGCCGAGCGGCACGGTCTGGTCCTGGACTGGGTATATGTCGCGAAGATGATGTACGGCCTCTTCGCCATGGTTGCGGATGGGCGGATTCCCGCCGGCTCGACTGTCGTCGCAGTCATCACCGGCCGATGCGAGGACGTTGTCAAACCTTGAGGTGGTACTCACGGGCAGTCCGCGCGGACACCGATCCGTCGACCTATGTCAACTTCCAGGCGCCGCTGGTAACCTTGAAGTCCTTGCCCGTAGCGGCGTCCCACGCCTAGTCGATGGCGCGGCGCGGCCGGGCGTGTTCACGACTCGGCCTGTCGATGTCCGAGGGCGCCTGCGCGGCCAAGCTGGGCGGTGGCACTTGCGTGCAGGGAGTTCCGACGAGCGGTCTCGTTGCGACCAACACAAGGGAGCGCCATGCAGGTCAAGATCCGCGCCAATGGACGGTCGGTCTGCGGCTGGTGCGGGGACTTGATCGAAGTGGACGCCTTGATAAGCAAGGTGCCCGAAGAGTATCAGCAGGGATATCGAGACTGGGTGCATGCCGAGACCTGCTACACGCCGTATCTAGAAATGACCTCGCCGCAACCTGGCGTGGACGAGACTCCGAAAATCTGACTGCTTGGGCCGGTCGCAGCGTCGGCGGCCGATTCGCAAACTTTTATCCGGTGACGATGAGGACGTGACCGTCGTGGGAACGAATAGCGGGTGGTCCGTCACGAAGGGCGTCGAGGAGACGGACAGCGTATGCCTGGTCCATGTGATTCTCGACCTCGACGGGGCTCATCCACCGAACGGCAGTGGACTCATCGCTCGTACGCGCTACACCTCCGATGATGCGGCATCGGAACACAAGCGCGACGACGCCAATCAGCATGTTCTTGTAGACGCCTGTAAGGGCCTCGGGTTGGACCTGATATCCGGTCTCTTCTTCGACTTCGCGGCGTAGGCCATGGTGGATGTCCTCGTCCAGCTCAAGGACGCCGCCAGGGAGTTCCCAGTGAGCGTTGTCACGGCGCTGAATCGTGAGGATCTGCCCGTCGGCGTTTACGACGGCGGCGCCGACACTGACGGAGTGACGCGGCGCGGGGCTCATAAGTGATCCTCCGATGTACAGTGGTCCACTGGACTGGACCAGTGTAGGAGGGTCCGTGAGCCTGGGCATCGACCCGGCAAGCGACCGCGCCGCCTTCCGGCAGATCGCGGATCGTCTGCGTGATGAGATCGAGTCCGGAGAGCTCCCACCGGGTGCCAAGCTCCCGAGTGAGCGCGCCCTCATGGATGCCTACGGGACGGCAAGGGGCACGATCCGGGAGGCGATCGCGCTGCTTCGCTCCGAGGGCCTCGTGACTGTCGAGCACGGCCGAGGTGCGTTCGTACGCCGTCGTCCGCCCGTCCGCCGACTGGCAAGTGATCGATTCGCGCGGCAACACCGTGACCGGGGCAAGGCCGCCTACCTCGTCGAGCTGGAGGCGGAAGGGCGTCGGCCCGACGTGCAGGTTCTGTACGTTGGCCCCGGCCCGGCGCCGGCCGACGTGGCAGCCCGACTCGGCCTGGACGAGGGCGGGACGGTGCTCATCCGTCGGCGGATGTATCTAGCGGACGGCGAGCCAATGGAGACTGCGACGTCGTACGTCCCGTGGGGGATCGCCGAAGGTACGGCGATGACCGAGGCCCAGACGGGTCCGGGTGGGATCTACGCGCGGATCGAAGAGCAAGGTCACCGCCTCGGACGGTTCTCCGAGGAAGTCACCGCGCGCATGCCGACTGACGAGGAGCGCCGCGCCCTGCGGCTAGTCCCAGGTACGCCGGTCATTGGGCTGGTCAGGACGGCATTCGCCGAGTCTGGTACGGCCGTGGAGGTTTGCGACACGGTACTAGCCGCTGATCGCTACGTGCTGTCGTACGAACTTCCCGCACGCTAGTCTCTGCAAGCCCGTTGCCAACTGGTTCTGTACCAGTCATAGTGGTCTAGGCGAGTGGACGACTAGACCAATCGCTCTCCCTCCACCAGAGCGCTCAGAGGGGCACCGTCACATGCCGATCGTCCACATTGCCCACTACCTCGACCTGCAGGACGACGACCGGTGAGGCGCTCGCATGCGGACGACGGGCCCGAGACGATTGCCCTCGCCCGAGAGGCGGCTGAGGCGATCCGCCGGATCAACCATCTGACGATCGCGAGCGATGGGGGGTTTACCTACCCGTCGGAGTTCGAGAGCACGATCCGCCCGCTCAGCGCGGCGGCCTACGGGGTGACGCAGGCGTTGCGCCAGGTGGCGGCGATCGCGGACGAGCTGCTAGCGGAACACCCGGGTCTCTACGACGACAGGCGCCCACGCAGCCGAGGCCAGGGGCAGAACACTCTGGCGGACGCGCTGATGACGTTGGCCGAGGCGGGCCCGTTGGCCGAGACGCTCGGCCGGACGCTCGACCGCGCGGCTGGGTGCCTGTCGCACCTGGGCATCGCCGAGCCGTCGACTGCCAGCGGCCGGCGGGCTGCCCGATGAGCGTGACGACGCCATCCGAGCTGGATCAGGCCCGTCGCGAGATCGCAGCCCTCGCTCACCTGGGCATCGACCTGGCCACGAAGCGGGAGCGCGTCCTGACGCATCTCGAATGCGCCCGTCAGGTTCTCGCGGGGCCGACGGCTCCCGACGACGAGGACCGCCTCTGGTGGGCGCGGGAGCTGCCGCGCTTGGAGGCCGAGCTGGCAGCGCTGAACGAGCTACTCGATCAGCGTGCCGCAGCTGGCGTCGCCGAGGCGGAGACCAGCAATGGGGCGGTGAGCCTTTCGGCCGCTTCATAACTTGATCGTCGACCTGGGGCGCGGCGTCCCAACCGCCAAGAAGAGTCGCCGCGCCCCAGCCCCTCACCACCCAGCTGGGACAGCAAGGAGCTTCCATCATGGCGCACTACACCTGTGGTGACTGTGGCGCCGTCTCGGACGAGGTCAAGACCCCGGCCGAGGCCCGCCAGTTGCTAGGCACTCACCAGACCTACTTCTGCCGCCCCCTCCCCCGGACCGCCCCGACATCCACGCCGGTCGTCACACCAGCAGGTCAGGGCGGCGCCCGATGAGCGCCGTGACGGTCGGGGTCGGCTCAGGCCGAGCCATCGCGATCACGCAAGGCGCAGACGGCCCGAGCGAGCACCCCCTGATGACCGTGCCAGAGGCGGCCAAGGCTCTGCGGGTTTCGGAAATGACGATCCGCCGCGCGATCCACAGCGGCGAGATGCCGTTCGTGAAGATCGGCCGGGCCTACCGCGTGCCGCGTTCCTTCGTCACTGGCGTCTTGGCGCAGGCCGACCAGGCCGCCTCGCAGGGTGGTGCCAGTTGAGCACCGCCCTGTCCCCTCACTGGCAGCACCGTGCGGCGTGCCGTACGGCCGACCCCGACCTGTTCACCGCCGACCATCGGCACCCTGGCCGGGCCCGCACGATCTGCGCGTCGTGCCCGGTGCGGCGTGACTGCCTCGCCGACGAGCTGTCCTCCGGACTGCACCCGGGCGGTATCCGCGCCGGTATTGGCGAAGACGACCTGGAGCTGCTCGCGCGGACCATCACCGTCTACCGGGCGATGGTCGCCGACTGGCACCTGTCTCTGACGGAGCTGGCCGGTCGTCGGGAGGCCGTCGGCAAGCTGGACGCGACCCGCGCGCTGCGGACCCTGGCGGCCGCCGTCGCCGAGAGCGCCGACACGACGGTCGCGCTCGCGCTGAGCACTGCGGCGAACGCGCCCGCTGGCGAGATGGCGGCCGCGCAGAAGGCCCACCGGACGACGCTCGGGCGCCTGGCGGCCGCGGAGCGCGCGGCCGGCGAGTCCGGGGCGTCGCCGGACATGGCCCGCTGGCGGCTGCGACTGGAGACCCGCGCCAGCGAGGCCGCGCAGACCGCTACCCCGACCCCGAGTCCATCGCCTGCCCCCGTCCCGGCCGGCCCGTCGCTGGCGGGTGCGGCGTGACGGCCCCGGCCGCGTCGGCGCCGGTGTACGGCCCGGGGCTCGCTATGTCGGTGGAGCTGCCAGCGGCCGGCGACCCGTGGGACCTGGTGGTCGCGCTGGCGAAGGCGTGGGACCTGGACGACGCCACCATCGAGGGCGCCAGCGAGCGCGGCGCGCTGACGGTCACCTCGCCGGACCGGTCCCGGGTGCTGATCATGGCGACCAGGTCGGATGTGGTCCGGCTGCGACTGCTGGTGACCGCCCCGCAGGCCCAGGCCCGCGGGGTCCTGGCCGACGCGCTCGAGGAACTCGGAGCGTGGGCCGCCGAGGCCGGGGTGGCCGGCTGGCGGTGGAAGGCGGATGGCTGCGCGGGCTGGCACTGCGGCGGCTCGTCCTGCCTGACGGCGCCGGACGGGCCGGTCGCGGCGGCGTGGCGGGTCGCCTGGTGGCGCCGGCTGGTCGGCCGGGTGCTCGCGGAACTCGGCATGGTCAGCGCGTACGGGGTCGCCGCCTCGGTCGCGCTCTACGTGCTGGTGCGCTGGCCGGGAGAGAAGCCCCCGGGCGCGGGCGCGTGGGTCGGGTACCGCTGGATGTACGCGGCCGGTGACCCGGCCCGCAGCGTGCCGGTCGCGTTGGCCGCGTACGCGGCCGGGCGGCTGCTGCTGGTCGCGGCCGCGCTGTTCGACCGGCCGGCGCAGGTTCGGCGCGCGGAGGTCCGCGCCGCCGTCGGTCCGGTCGTGCTGGCGGTCACCGGCGCGCTGCTCGGAGCGGGGTGGCTGCGGTGAGCCGCCAGCATGGAGGGTCCGAGGCGGACGGCGTGGCCAAGGGGCAGGTGTCGTCGTCGGCGACGATCGGCCTGGCCGTGATCGCCCTGGTCTGGATCGGCGGCGCGATCTGGTCGTTCTACGACCAGAAGCAGTTCGCCCAAGAGCTCGGCTTCATCGGCCCGGTGCTCCCGCTGGTCGTCGACGGGCTACCGATCGGTCTCGGCCTCATCGCGCTGGACGCGTCGCTGGAAGGCGAGACGGCACTCGGCGTGCGTCTTGGGATGGCGCTCGCGGTCTGCCTCTCGCTGGGGTCGAACGGGCTGTACGCCTGGTGGCACAGCCACGACGTGACGACGGTCGTCGTCGCGGTCGCGCCGGTGCTCGTCTCGGCGATCGCGTTCGAGCTGGCGCTCGGCGCGATCCGCAAGCGGATCAAGCGGCGGCGCGGGGATCTCCCGACCCGGGCGCCGCGGGAGCGGGTCCCGGAGCTGCGCCTGATCCGGGTGCTGCTCGACCCGTTCCACGAGCTGTCCCAGTGGCGGCGCACCGTGCTGGCGGCGACGAACCCGGCCGCCGCCCCGGCGACCCGCGAGGCACTGGCCCGGCTGGTCGCCGCCGTCGATCAGCTCACCCCTGGCGAGATCGAGCCGCCGGCTCTCCAGGACCTGGCGGCGGCGCCCCGACTTCTCGCCGCCAGCGAGCGAGACGAGACGCCCGCGCTGTCGCGTCGCGCCGAGACAAAAGCTCTCCCCGCGTCTCGCCCGCAGCGAGACGTCTCGTCTCGGCCCTCGCGAGACGTCTCGTCTCGACCGAAGGCGGCACCCGCGTCTCGCGTCGCCGAGACGACCGGGGCGGGCGTGTCTCGGTCGTCCGGCGTCGAGTCACCGCGACGGGATTCGCAGCGCTCCAAGATGGCCGACTACGCGCGCAGCCAGCTCGACGCGGGCGTGGAGATCAGTGGTGCGGACCTCGACCGGATGTTCGGCACCACCAACTACGGCTCGAAGATCCTGCGCGAGCTGCGCTCCCAGCACGACGCGGCGCAGCCCGAGGCTGCCCCCGTAGCGGTGCCGGCGCAGCTGGCGCCGGCTGGCGGCCTGGCGGTGGCCGATGCCTAGTCCAGGGGCCAGCCGTCCACCGCGCGTCCTCAGCCGGGTCGAGTCGCGCCAGGTCCGTCGCAAGGAGCTGTTCACCCGCCGTCTCGGTACGGCCCGCCGGCCGGCGGACCGGCTGCTGATCAGCATCGACTACCTGCGCGGCGCGGCCAGCGACGCCGACCCCGCGGCCGTCGAGCACGAGGTCGACCAGCTGGTCCGCCAGGTGGTCGAGGCCGTCGGACGGCTGCACAAGGCAACCCTGCGGCCGGCCCGGCCGGCCCGGCCGGCGAGGAAGGCCAGCCGATGAGCACCGAGGGTGACCGTCCGGTGGACCGTCCGGCGGACAGTCGAGGGCCGGCCGGCGGGCCCGCTGGAGGGGGTCACCACGCGTCCCCACGCGCACGCACGCGCATACGCGAGGCCCGGCGGACAGTCAAGCCGCCGGCCGCGTTGACGGCGCGTGAGCGGCTCGGCCGCTGGTTCACCGAGGCCTGCGCGGGCTGCGGGGTCGCCGTCGGGGGCGAGCACGAGGACCTGTGTGACTGGGCGACCTGCCTGACTACTGGCGACCAGCGATTGATGTGCGGCGACCGCTGCGGGGGTTGCGGCCAGGACGTGTGGACCGGCGCGGACCACGGGACGGCCGAGGCCATCGAGTTCGGCTGGTACGGCCGGTTCACCGACCGCGACGCCGAGGGCCGGGAGAGCGGGTCGTGGGTGCGCTGCGGCCCGGACGACCCGGACGCGAGCCCCGACACCGGCCGGGCGCTGCAGGAGGCCGACTGGGACCCCCAGGCCCTGCGCTGGCGGCTGATCCGGAAGAACTGCCCCCACTGCTCGGTACCGGTCGGCGCCGGCCATGACGCCCGCTGCTCGTGGGCGGTGTGCCTGGCGACGGGCGCCCGCCGCTGGCTGGCGTGCCGGGGCCGCTGCGGCACTGGCTGCGGCCAGGACGCGTGGACCGGCGTCGACCCGACCGAGAGCGCCGCCGCCGACTTCGGCTGGTGGTGCGAGCCCGTGGACCCGTCGTCACGGGACCACGGGCCTGCAAGCCCCCAGGGCGACGGACGGGCGGACCCGCAGGCCGAGGCCGGGCAGCCCCGCTGGGCGCCGTGCCTACCAGGCACCCCGGGTGCCCGCGCGGATGTGGCGCGGGTGGAAGCGCACGCGGTGTGGGACGCGGCGGCGCGCCGCTGGTGCCTGTCCGAGCCGCAGGACACCGCCTGGACGCCGCCCCTGCCACCCACGGCCGACCAGGAAGGAGACGACGACCAGGAAGAGGAGCCCGCGATGGACGCCGGGACAGACACCACGACCGAGACCCGGCCCCGGCCGCGCCGGCGCGGCCGCGCAACGGCCGGGGCCGGAGAGGAGATGGCGGGGCACGGCGAACTCGTCGAGGCGCCGCGGATCGCCGCCGCCGTCGACGACGACGGGGGCGAGCACGAGGTCGAGGCGGCCGGCTGGACGCACACGCTGGCCTGGCTGGCGGGGTTGGCGTTCGGGGACCTGGCGGTGCTGACGGTGCCGGCGCTGTGGAACGCGCCGCGCTCGTCGCTGGCGGATCTTCAGCGCTACGCCAAGGACGGGGACTGGTGTGAGCCGGACTCCCGCTGGCTGCGGCTGGCGGGGCTGGCCTACTTCTGGCTGTTCGCGGTCTGGGTCTGCGGCGCCCTGGACCTGGTGGACCGCCTCGTGCAGCGCCCCGGCCGCCTCGGCGTGGCCGGACTGCTCGGCCTGATCGTCTGGCTGGTGCTGCGGTGAACGGCGTCGCCGCCGGCGGCGGCTGGACCGTGGGTCTGCTCGCCGGCGCCTACCTGGCCTGGCGGTGGCGCCATCCGCTGGTCGCCATCGGGCTCGTCCTGGCCGCCGCCGTCTCCGGCGGGCTGATCCCCGTGCTGGCCGCCGGCGGCGGAGCCGCTGGCGGGCCGCTGGCGGCCGGGGCTCCGGTCCCGGCCGCCTACCGGCCGTGGGTCGAGCGGGCGGGCAGCTTCTGCCCGCAGATCAGCCCGGCGCTGATCGCCGCCCAGCTCTCCCAGGAGTCCGGCTTCAACCCGAACGCCCGCGGCAGCTCCGGTGAGCAGGGGATCGCCCAGTTCATGCCCCGCACCTGGCCGAGCTGGGCGACCGACGCGAACCACAACGGCCCGCCGTCCCCGCTGGACCCGCCCGACGCCATCGAGGCCCAGGGCCACTTCATGTGCCACCTCGCCGGCGCCGCCAGCGCCGGTGTCTCCACCGGGCGGCTGCACGGCAACGTCACCGCGCTCGCGCTGGCCGGCTACAACGCCGGCTTCGGCGCGGTCCAGGCCGCCGGCGGCCTACCGGCCATCCCCTCGACCCGCGCCTACGTCACCCACATCACCAATTTGGCCGACCGCTACGCCGACCCGTCCCGCCTCTAACGCCTCACCCCTTCCCCTGACAGGAGCCCTGACATGCACACCCTGGCGTTCGATCCGGTGACGGCCAACGCGCTTGGCCTGCCGTCCCCGGGCGCGGTCTCCGCCGCGATCCCGCTGTTCTTCATCACCGTCCTGGCCGCCCTGAAGGTCCTGCCCCGGGTCGCCGGGGTCCTGGCGGTCGTCGCCGGCGCGGCCCTCAACCACGGCTGGCTCTACCAGTCGATCAACGCCGTGACCGGCTGGCTCACCGACCTGCTCAACCTCGTGACCGGGCACCTCGCCGGCGGGGCGGTGCCCTACGCGCTCCCGGTCCTGCTGGCGATCTACTACTTCTGGCACATCCGGCTGGACTCCGAGACGACCAGCAAGCTGCTCGGCGTCCGCGAGCGGATGCTCGCCGGCGTGCGCTCCGGCCCGGCCGGCTACGCCCGCGGCGCCGGGGGCTACCTGCGCGGCGGCAGCGGCCTGGACCTGCTGGGCCGGGGCCGCAGCCGCTACCCGGCCCGGATGGTCGGCGTGATCGCCGTCGGGCTGATGCTGCCGTCGCAGGTCCACGCCATCCCCGGGGTCGCCGGCGCCAGCCTGACCACGGTCCTGAACGTCCTCGGCGGGGTCATGGCCTGGACGCTGCAGACCCTGTTCTCGGTCCGGTGACCCGATGGAAGCCTTGATCCTTCTGTGGGTTATCGGATACACGCTGTGGCGGACCAGCTCCGACACCGCGCGTAACAGCTGGTCGCTGCTACGCGGCCGCGAACCGCAGCCCCGCCAGCGCGGCGCGGCGCTGCCCGCGTCCCCGACCGCCCGCACCCTCGGTGCCCTGTTCGGCTGGTGGTGGGCGGCGTTCCTCGCGACCTGGCGGGGCAGCTGGCGCGACGGCCGGGCCCGCCGCGAGGCCGGCGGCCCCTGGCAGCCCTGGGCGCCGTTCGACCGGCCCGGTGACCCGGCCGCCGGACCAGCGCCGACCGCGCCCCCCGGCCCGCGGCCAGCGGCGCCGACCGGCGGCGGCGAGGGACAGCCGGCCGCCGGCGAGCCCGGGCCCCGGTCCACGGGCCGACCCCACGTCGTGCCCCCACGCACCCCGCCAGCGGAACCGGCCGGCGCCGCGCCCGGACCGGCCCAACCCGGGCAGCCGCAGACCGAGGCGGCGCCGGTCATGGAGCCGGCCGGCGCCGGCGACGACGAGGTGATCGACGGCTGGCCGACGTGCTGGTCAGACCTGAGCCCCGGCGAGCAGGCCACGGTCCGGACCTACGACGTCGACGAGCACGCCGAGGCGTGGGAGGAGCTGACCGACGCCCAGCGGGCGGGCACCGTCGCCCGCTGGATCCGCGACCGCTTCGGCGTCGAGATCACCGACGTCGACGTGCTCGCCGCGCAGGCGGTCCGCCAGGACCCGACCTGGCGGACCGGGGTGCCCTGCGCGGAATGCGCCCTCTACGGTGGCCGGCCGATCAGCGCCAACCCCGCCGACCACGCGCCCGGCTGCCCGGTCGGGGAGTTCTTCCGCGCCGAGGGCGCCAGCGGGCAGGCCCCGCCGCCCGGGGCGCCGGTGGGCTGGGCGGACCTCGCCCCGGACGCGCAGCGCGCCATCGTCGCGGCGGCCGAGGCGACCTGGGCCAAGCCGTGGCGGCACCTGGCCGGCTACGCGCGCGCGAAGGCCGTCGCCCAGTGGCTCAACACGACCTACGGCGGCGCGGTGTCGGCCTACGACGTGCTCGACGCGGAGGTCAAGGGCGACTCGACCTGGCAAACCGGGGTGCCCTGCGCCGAGTGCGCCGCCGCCGGCCGCGAACGCCGTCTGACCAGCTCGACGTCGGGCGACCACGACCCGGACTGCCCCTCGCGCCGCTTCCTCGCCAACCGGGAGGCCGGCTACACCGGCTGGCTCGACCAGGACGGCTACCGGACCGACGAGACCGGCACCCGGCTCGCCGACCAGGGCGACCTCGACACCGCCCCCCCGAACCCCGGTCCCGCGTCCGCGGGCCCGGTGCACGACCCGGCCGCGATCGCGGCCGGCCCCTCATCCCTTGGAGGAGCACCTGCCATGACCACCCTCAGTGGCGAGACGACCAGCCTCAGCAAGGCCCGGGCCTACTACGCCGATCTGGAGAGCCACGCCAGCGGCCACATCGCGGCGACCCACCTTGAGCCGGCCCAGGCCCGTTTCCGTGAGCTCCAGGCCCAGGCCGTCAGCGGGATCGCGGCCCAGATCGAGGTGTCGGAGAACTACTTCCGAAACGCCGAACTGCCCGACGCGGCGGTCCTGGCCGGCGTCGCCGCGGCCAGGGAGACCGCGCTGCAGCTGGGCGCCGACCTCGACCGGATCGGGACGGAACTGGCCGCCGCGTTCGAGACCGCGATGCGGCTCTCGACGGACGCGCGGGCCGTGCTGACCGCGCTCGACCAACACCGGCTCATGGAGGACGCGGTCACCTCCACGTCGGGCGTCGCCGGGCGGACGGACTTCTACAAGCAGGACTGACCGGGTTCCCGTCGGGCCCGGCCTCGCGGCCGGGCCCGCGCGGAAACCCCGCCAGCCCCCCATATCCGCACCGCGCAGGAAGGAGGCCCGATCCCCGATGCCGGCGACCAGAGACCAGTACCAGCAGATGCGCGCCGCGGCCGAGCAGGCCATCGGCCGCCGCTACGTCGCCCCCGACGCCCGGCTACGCCTGGTACGGATCGTCGTCGCGCGCCTCGGTGTGTGGCGGCTGCGCGCCCACGTCGCCCCGTTCGTGCTGATCGGCGGCCTGTGGGGCGTCGGGGCCGTCGTCGCGGCCGTCCCGCAGATCGCCGCGGTGGTCGTCCTCGGCTGGGCGCTGGCCGTGGGGATCACCTGGGGGGTGCGTCGCGGCCACTACGACGACGACACCACCGCCCGGCGCGCCGCGGCCCGCCGCGTCGGACGCACGACTGTCCTGGGCGCCGGCTGGCTGGGGCTGGCCGCGTGGCAGGGGGCGTGGGGCTGGCCGGCGGCGCTGCTGTGGGCCGGCGGGTACGCCTCATCCGCCGGCTGGTGGACCCGTCACCACATCCCCACCCCACCCGCCGTGGCGCCGATCGCCGAGCTGCCCGCCGCACCCGAGGTGCCCGTGCTGGAGCCGGCCGACCCCGCCCCGGTCGAGCCGGACGTCGCCACGCTGTGGGCGCAGCGCATCGGCGCGAAGGACCGCGTCCTCGCGGGCAGCATGCTCACCGGCTACCGCAAGATCGGCCCCGCTGACGCCTGGGACATCCACCTCAACCCGGGCGTGCACGCAACCGGCACCGCGATCGCCGCCGCACCGCTCATCGCGTCCGGGATCAGCCGTGGCATCGACCAGGTCACCGTCGATCGCCACCCGTCCGGCGTCGCCGACAAGGCGCTGCTGCTCGTCGTCGACCGGGCGAACAACCCGCTGCAACGCACCAACCCCCACCCCGGGCCAGAGAAGGTCTACAACGCGAAGACCGGCTACGGCGCCATCGGTATCCACCCCGACGAGGCGCACGCCGACTGGGCATTCGTCATCCCCGACTGGGGCCTGGCCGGCGGGGTCATCTTCGGCTCGACCGGCTCCGGCAAGTCCACCCTGATGACCAACCTCGCGGTCACCGCCGCCTACACCCGCTGCATCTCCGTCTGGGCCGGTGACCCCCAGGGCGGCCAGTCGATCCCCGCGATCATCCGGCGCGCGACCTGGCCCGCGACCGACAACGACGAGATCCTGCTGCAGCTACGCGCCGGCGTCGCCGCCATCAAGATCCGAGGCGTCCACAACAGCCTGCGCAACCGTGACCTGCACATCCCGACCCCCGCCGAGCCCGGCATCCTGCTGATCCTCGACGAGATCCACAAGATCTTCATCCGGGGTTCCGAGCACGCCCACCTGGCCTCGCTGATCGCCCGCGAGGGCCGCAAGGCCGGCGTCGCGATGATCGGCGCCGACCAGTACGCCGGCCTGCCCACGTTCGGCGACGACTCGGCGCTGCGCGACAACATGATGGCCAAGAACCTCGCCGTGCTGCGCCTGACCTCGAAGTCGGCCAAGGGCATGATCCCCGGCCTGGACCTCGACCCCTCGGACCTGCCCGACGTGTTCCCCGACGGCAGCCCGACCTCCGGTCTGGGCTACCTGGTCGGCAGCCGGCGCACCGCCCCGTTCCGCGGCTGGCACACCCCGGCGGCCGACGCCTGGATGGCCGCCGCCCCCCAGGTCGAGCTGGACCGGGTCACCGCCGCGTTCATCGGCGACGACTACGTCCGCCGCGCCGAACGGGTCGCCGCGACCCGCGCCGAACAGGCCCGCATGATCGCCGACTTCGACCCCGACGCGCTCGCCGCGCTGCTCGCCGCCGACCCGACGCTGGCCACCGTCCTGCGCACCACCCCCCGCCGCCCCGCCCGGCCCACCCCCGCGGCCACGGCGGCGCCGGCGCGGACGACCAGCGACGGGTCGCTGCTCACCCTCGCCCCCCTGGCCCCCGTCCAGGCCGCACCGACCCTCGCCCCGCTCGACGACACCCCCGCCACGCCCGCCGGCCCACGCCCGGCGGTCCTCGACACCCCCGGCGGCGCCCGGATCTACGCGCTGCTGCAGGCCGGTGTGACCCGCGCCAAGGACCTCATCGAGCAATCCGGCGTCGGCAAGACCCGCGCCTACGAGGTCCTCACCGAACTCGTC is a genomic window of Pseudofrankia inefficax containing:
- a CDS encoding NUDIX hydrolase; translation: MSPAPRHSVSVGAAVVNADGQILTIQRRDNAHWELPGGVLELDEDIHHGLRREVEEETGYQVQPEALTGVYKNMLIGVVALVFRCRIIGGVARTSDESTAVRWMSPVEVENHMDQAYAVRLLDALRDGPPAIRSHDGHVLIVTG
- a CDS encoding GntR family transcriptional regulator, whose protein sequence is MSLGIDPASDRAAFRQIADRLRDEIESGELPPGAKLPSERALMDAYGTARGTIREAIALLRSEGLVTVEHGRGAFVRRRPPVRRLASDRFARQHRDRGKAAYLVELEAEGRRPDVQVLYVGPGPAPADVAARLGLDEGGTVLIRRRMYLADGEPMETATSYVPWGIAEGTAMTEAQTGPGGIYARIEEQGHRLGRFSEEVTARMPTDEERRALRLVPGTPVIGLVRTAFAESGTAVEVCDTVLAADRYVLSYELPAR
- a CDS encoding helix-turn-helix domain-containing protein, with translation MSAVTVGVGSGRAIAITQGADGPSEHPLMTVPEAAKALRVSEMTIRRAIHSGEMPFVKIGRAYRVPRSFVTGVLAQADQAASQGGAS
- a CDS encoding WhiB family transcriptional regulator, which gives rise to MSTALSPHWQHRAACRTADPDLFTADHRHPGRARTICASCPVRRDCLADELSSGLHPGGIRAGIGEDDLELLARTITVYRAMVADWHLSLTELAGRREAVGKLDATRALRTLAAAVAESADTTVALALSTAANAPAGEMAAAQKAHRTTLGRLAAAERAAGESGASPDMARWRLRLETRASEAAQTATPTPSPSPAPVPAGPSLAGAA
- a CDS encoding DUF2637 domain-containing protein; protein product: MSRQHGGSEADGVAKGQVSSSATIGLAVIALVWIGGAIWSFYDQKQFAQELGFIGPVLPLVVDGLPIGLGLIALDASLEGETALGVRLGMALAVCLSLGSNGLYAWWHSHDVTTVVVAVAPVLVSAIAFELALGAIRKRIKRRRGDLPTRAPRERVPELRLIRVLLDPFHELSQWRRTVLAATNPAAAPATREALARLVAAVDQLTPGEIEPPALQDLAAAPRLLAASERDETPALSRRAETKALPASRPQRDVSSRPSRDVSSRPKAAPASRVAETTGAGVSRSSGVESPRRDSQRSKMADYARSQLDAGVEISGADLDRMFGTTNYGSKILRELRSQHDAAQPEAAPVAVPAQLAPAGGLAVADA
- a CDS encoding lytic transglycosylase domain-containing protein — protein: MNGVAAGGGWTVGLLAGAYLAWRWRHPLVAIGLVLAAAVSGGLIPVLAAGGGAAGGPLAAGAPVPAAYRPWVERAGSFCPQISPALIAAQLSQESGFNPNARGSSGEQGIAQFMPRTWPSWATDANHNGPPSPLDPPDAIEAQGHFMCHLAGAASAGVSTGRLHGNVTALALAGYNAGFGAVQAAGGLPAIPSTRAYVTHITNLADRYADPSRL
- a CDS encoding ATPase AAA, coding for MPATRDQYQQMRAAAEQAIGRRYVAPDARLRLVRIVVARLGVWRLRAHVAPFVLIGGLWGVGAVVAAVPQIAAVVVLGWALAVGITWGVRRGHYDDDTTARRAAARRVGRTTVLGAGWLGLAAWQGAWGWPAALLWAGGYASSAGWWTRHHIPTPPAVAPIAELPAAPEVPVLEPADPAPVEPDVATLWAQRIGAKDRVLAGSMLTGYRKIGPADAWDIHLNPGVHATGTAIAAAPLIASGISRGIDQVTVDRHPSGVADKALLLVVDRANNPLQRTNPHPGPEKVYNAKTGYGAIGIHPDEAHADWAFVIPDWGLAGGVIFGSTGSGKSTLMTNLAVTAAYTRCISVWAGDPQGGQSIPAIIRRATWPATDNDEILLQLRAGVAAIKIRGVHNSLRNRDLHIPTPAEPGILLILDEIHKIFIRGSEHAHLASLIAREGRKAGVAMIGADQYAGLPTFGDDSALRDNMMAKNLAVLRLTSKSAKGMIPGLDLDPSDLPDVFPDGSPTSGLGYLVGSRRTAPFRGWHTPAADAWMAAAPQVELDRVTAAFIGDDYVRRAERVAATRAEQARMIADFDPDALAALLAADPTLATVLRTTPRRPARPTPAATAAPARTTSDGSLLTLAPLAPVQAAPTLAPLDDTPATPAGPRPAVLDTPGGARIYALLQAGVTRAKDLIEQSGVGKTRAYEVLTELVDAHLVLDAGHGQWALAPTPTRAAR